CAATTCAAAACTCAAATCTTAAGTCTCTGTTTCATTTCCCCTAACCGGGAACATCCACAGGACTTCTATAGAATTTTGGTAGTTTCCGACGAAAAAAGAGGGGTGTTATAACTTTAATGTGTTTATCTGTATGTCACACAGACATACAGATACACATCTGTATGTATCTCCGAAACGAAAGGAGCGATTTTGATaccgtttttttttcatatcggATAACTCGTAGGTAGGTGCATGGTAATAATTTATCAacgattttataataagtataagcACAACTTTATAACGAAATGCGGgatactaaaacattaaaacataaaatagttatggcattttatttcattggtctatttacaatataatttaaactttgatTCAGTTTACCAACCATAGGCGGCACCGTGACCGCTGTAGGAAATGTGAGACACGGCGGGAGCGGCAGAGTACGCCACAGCTGATTTCAGgacgggcgcggcggcggcgtatGTGGCGTACGCAGGGGCAGCGTATGCCTTAGCTACCAGAGGAGCGGCAGCGTATGTCGAGTAGGCGGGTGCAGCGTAGCTCTTGGCGACGATGGGGCCAGCAGAGTAGGAAGAGATGATTGGGGCAGAGTAGCTCTTAGCGATGACAGGTCCAGCGGCGTAGGAAGAGATGACCGGTGCTGCGTAGCTCTTGGCGTAAACGGGACCAGCAGCGTAGGCAGCGACGGCCGGAGCAGCGTACGCGCCACCGTGGGCGGTGTGGGTGGAGTAAGAAGATACGGAGGTAACAGCAGGTGCGATGGCCTTAGCGACGACTGGTGCAGCGGCGTAGGTCGCGATGGCAGGAGCAGCGTAGCTCTTAGCCACAATGGGGGCAGAGTAGGCGGCGACGGCGGGAGCAGCGTAGGCCTTAGCCACAACGGGAGCGGAGTAGGCGGCGAACGCGGGAGATCCGTGAGCGGTGTGAGTAGAGTAGGACGATACGGAGGACACGGCGGGAGCGATGGTCTTGGCTACGACTGGGGCAGCAGCATAGGTCGCCACGGCGGGAGCAGCGTAAGATGCTACGGCAGGAGCGGCGTAATGAGCTACGGCGGGAGCGGCGTAGGTAGCCACAACCAGGGCGGCGATGGCGTGGCTGCTGTACGCCAAGTGAGCACCTCCCAACAGGCCACCCGCTTGGGCGATACCCACAGCGCACAAAGCGACGATCAGCTgcaaatatataacaaataaaataagttcataggacttgaaaaaataatatgaattgaaGAATTTGAAGGATTTGAATTGAATCTCTAATTATTCAACACGAGATTTATCATTTCTACAAAGTTTTTCATTACTCTTAGATAAAATTATCCATTCGAAACCAAGTTATTGCGAGAGCGTTCGCTGTTTtagtacaataataaacaccatAACACACCTTGGCGTACATGTTTATGCTGTTGATGTTGGCAACTGAATAATTTCGACAAGGAGTGCCCCCGTTTTTATACTACTAGACCGCGTCCACATTGTCCAATTCACTTTCATTGTCAAGGCGAGCGAGCGTACTGAGCAAGTAACATAGCCTACGGGTACATGAGCCTCTGACTCAGAGATAGCCTTTCGATTTCATTTGTTATGTTTCTACTCACAGAAGCACAGGGCGGGCGCTGTAGCCTTGGAATGAATCTGTACAATGCGTCCTcgtttaaaatcaaatgctctCGCATGAATTTCACACGGTTTAaagacataaatatttgattgatTCAAAAGGCAATCTTGCCTTTGCAAGTATTTACAAGGTAAGCTTGTATGATAAACCATAGATTAGTCATAAATCGTTCGAGTGTGAAAATGAAGGCGGCCTAGAATAGTTCCGTTTAGTGATGAATTACGGGATTGGATTTAATTAGCACTCACGGTAGCTTCCGTTTTGTATAGCGGAAGGGTCTGCAGACGTAAGCAATTATAACATTCTATAGACTTTTTAGccattttgaaatttctttaccagtttattttatattcacctgCTGACAGTAACCAAAGGAGGATTCGTTGTTATGAAATGTTGggctatacatatataaatcatgaggtatgtaggtttccgaTAAAACGCAggataattgataaacattacACCTCTAACTGCAAAGTCACCGAGTTGTGTGCCTTGGGTTTGAATCTGCGAATATTCGTCACGGCAGACCGTTCTATTCCAGCTAAGCTAGCGTGCACTTCATAACTATAACTAATCTAGCATATGTAATGGATGGATGTAGGTCGCTCGAGCTGCATAGGCTGAGCTTGATGCATCATACAGTGAGATTAGCTAGGGCTCCGATGACGCCGATAGGACTCTACATAGCTACTCACATTTATAAAATCCACCTAACCTGCTTGTGAAAAAGTTTGCATTTTTAGAAGTTTgattatatgttaaaaataaaagcatattcGACGCATTAGGGACTGCTGCGGGTTCTTCTGTGGTGCCGCTTACTAACTTCTATCTCCAACTGTGGGGAGAGGGGCTCAGAAGCACTGGCATACCGGAGCACGCCCGCGGCATTGAGCGTGAGTCCTAACCACGTAGCACGAAAATCCTGGAGGTCGTACAATATGCAAAGGGAAATGTACAGTATACTAACAGCGGGCAAcccctaatttatttatttatttatttaacgcaTCGACCTCTTCCATTGGGGATGCCCAATGGTCCCCACTAATCACCATTTACGACAGACAAGGGATACCGttgtggaattcttcaaacgctcTTAATTCATAGGGTGGAAGATGTCGATTGCTACCACCGATGACTCTTACATTTTTCTCAGCGAAGATGCCGGCGCGTTACTGATTTCTCTCGGCACCATTTCTCTATAGGAGGAAAACTTTGCAGAAGGCAATCACCGCACGCCAGAACCTCTGGCTATCGACCATGGATCCCACCACACCTGGCAGCAAAAAGTATTCTCCAATAATTGATAAGGGAGCACTCCTAATCCGAGGCTGGGCAAAACAATAACGAAAGTGGGGTCCTATCCTGTGGGCAGTTGTAACAATGGTGACACACTGCCAGCTCCTCGTTGCCAACTATCCTACACAGATACTGACCGAAGCAACCATGTCAAGTGAGTAACTGCGTTTGGCTGCAAGAGTCTAATAAGTTTAAGATTTAAGAAGCAAGCGCAAATGGATATTTTTTGACAAAGAATTTTGAAAACGTCGAAACCATAACATtaagcatttttataaataaacaattcttaTTAATTAGTTCCTTTACCGGAACCCAGACGCGAAAGTAGCTAGTCACTACCAAATACacgaaaaattaaattcaatttgcaaTACAAAACGTTGGCATATCAAGGACAGATTCTATTTCCTTAATCATTTTAGGTATGATTCGACTGCAGTTATTCACATTTATAGTTACGTAGGTTGATAGAAAGGTAATTAAGAGCATAACTTACTCGCGTAAGCACCTACGCAAATTGCTTATTCTTAGATCACTGCTCTAATCGCGCAGAGCACAACGTTTAGAGGTCGACGTCCTAGTTTTTGCCCGAGTCTGGGTCCTTCTTAAAAGTGAACAGCATAGTAAGTGGTCTAACACAGCTCTTAGGTATAATGAAGCATCTTATTTGTAAAGAATCTAGTCAGAAGAATAGTTCTGACACTAACGCATCCAAGTAACAATACACAAACGTACTCTAtcatatattgtatatattccTTAACGAACAGTCcccacatatttatttatcattgagGTACCAGTTAAATAACAAAGCCGTTATCAACTGAATCCAGTAAATCAGTTCCACGAATACCAAATCCAGTGACCGTAATAAcctttaaaattcataaaaaccaACCTCGATaaaccaatatatttttattaaattgcagTTCTGTACGCCTTAATAAGACATTTATTTCACTAGTCAATACAGAGGTGTCGCCTGCGAAGAGTTAATAAAGAAGAATAATTTCAGTAAGAATTTCCATTAGCATATTATACCTATAAGTACATCAGTTGTTT
The window above is part of the Manduca sexta isolate Smith_Timp_Sample1 unplaced genomic scaffold, JHU_Msex_v1.0 HiC_scaffold_789, whole genome shotgun sequence genome. Proteins encoded here:
- the LOC115441975 gene encoding cuticle protein 16.5 is translated as MYAKLIVALCAVGIAQAGGLLGGAHLAYSSHAIAALVVATYAAPAVAHYAAPAVASYAAPAVATYAAAPVVAKTIAPAVSSVSSYSTHTAHGSPAFAAYSAPVVAKAYAAPAVAAYSAPIVAKSYAAPAIATYAAAPVVAKAIAPAVTSVSSYSTHTAHGGAYAAPAVAAYAAGPVYAKSYAAPVISSYAAGPVIAKSYSAPIISSYSAGPIVAKSYAAPAYSTYAAAPLVAKAYAAPAYATYAAAAPVLKSAVAYSAAPAVSHISYSGHGAAYGW